Part of the Candidatus Schekmanbacteria bacterium genome, CCCATCCAATTAACAATAGACGGAACATACAATTTTGAAAAAGGGACTGAATGGTCATATGATGGCACATATTATGCCTCTGACGACATCATAATGGTTACTATCACGAATATTCTATTCCGACTCTCCTTACCATATGATGATTAAGCACATAGCTTTACTTCAAAATACTAAAAATAAAACCACGAAAGAACTGCGATACCAAATATCAACCTGTAAATGACGAAGGGAAGATATGTCCTCACTTTCACATAGGCAATAAGATATTTGATACTCAAAAAACCAAAGACTGCGGCAGACACAATCCCTACTAAAAGCGCCGCTGAAAAATCCGCCCTTAAAAGCTCGCCTGCCTTCAGGAAGCCTGCGCCTGCAATGATTGGAATCGAGAGAAGAAATGAAAAGCGCGCTGCATCGTCTCTTTTCATATTCAAAAAGAGCGCTGTGGAAATTGTAACCCCTGAGCGAGATACCCCGGGAATTACGGCAAATGCCTGTGAAAGCCCTATTAATAAGGCAAAAAGAAATGATATTTCACCTACTGAAACAATTGATTTAGACCTTCTGTCAGCAAAAAAAAGTATTACTCCAAGCACAATCATTGCCATCGCCACGAGAGAAGGATTTCTGAAGACCGTTTCCGCTTTTTTCTCAAGTAGAAATCCTGCAACAGCACCCGGTACAGTACCTAAAAGAACGCACCAACCAAGACGGCTATCTGCTTCCTCAAATGGTGAAAGTCTGATGATCCCTTTTGAAAAGGAGGAAGCAATGCTAATAACTTCTTTTCTGAAATAATAAAGCACTGCCGCAAGTGTGCCCATATGAAGCGCAACATCGAAGGCAAGCCCCTGATCGTGCCATTTTAAAATTTTAGGAATTACCACCAAATGGGCAGAGCTCGAAATGGGAAGAAATTCACCGAGTCCCTGAATTGCTCCAAGAATTATTGCTTGTAATAAATCCAATTAATCTATTTTTTCTTTCTGAAATCTGATTTTATTTTCTTCAACTTTTCAGGATAGACTATTATATCATAAGCAGTCATTGCAAGGGCTTTCGCGCCCTTTAAAAGTCCTTCATCTGCCGACTTGGAAATTGCCGCACGGCAAAATTCTTCCGAATGTATTCCTGATAATCCTTCACCTATCTTTATATTCGGATGTATAGTCGGCACTATTTGGCTTAAATTGCCTATATCTGACGAGCCTGTGCCTCTTATATCCTTCAAGTTTTCTGGTTCCTTCAAGATTTTCAAATTTTCCCTAAAAACATCTTCCAAGCATTCATTATGCTTCATCGGATAATAAATTATCTCATCCTCTTCTATCTTTATTCTGCATCCTGTTGCCTTTGCCGCCGCAGAAGCGCAGTTTAAAATTTTCTTATAGACTTGTGGCAGTATCTTCTTCTCCCTTGTTCTTACATAAAACCAACAGGACGCATAATCAGGAATGATATTCGGCTTTACACCGCCGTCGGTAATTATGCCGTGCACCTTTACATCTTCCCTCAACTGCTGTCTCAATGCGTTAATATTATTGAATGTAAGTATAACTGCATCAAGGGCATTCACTCCTTCGTGAGGAGATGCCGCGGCGTGAGAGGATTTACCATAGAAATGAAATTTAACCTGCCTGTTTGCTAAAAACTCACTTCGCACTCTTGTCTTAATGTCAGGATGAATCATCATTGCCGCATCTATATCCTTAAAAAAATTCTTCTCTATCATTTTAACTTTCCCGCCACCTCCTTCTTCTGCAGGAGTGCCTATAACTTTTATGACAGCCGGAATTTTTTTCTCAGACAGGACCTTTTTAACGGCATAAGCGGCACCACAGCTTGCAGGACCTATTATGTTGTGCCCGCATCCATGACCTATAACCGGAAGGGCATCATATTCTGCTATGAATGCCACAGAAGGGCTCTTCTTTTTCTCGACGCCTATCTTAAATTCAGCTGAAAATGCCGTTGGCAGTGAACAAACTCCTTTCTTTACTTTGAAGCCTTTTTTCTTCAAAAAGTCTGAAAGCCATTTGGACGCTTTTATTTCTTTGAAACCGCCCTCAGGATTTTTATGAATCTTATGGCTAAGAGAAATAAGCTCTCTTGAAACTTGCTCTATTAAATTTACAATTTTCTCTTTATCTTGGTTCAGTTGACTCATTTTTGAATAACTATCCATATCTACGAAGAAATTTTTGAATCACTTATACCTAACTTGGCGTTTTATATCCAGAAATTTCGGTTTGAGTAATAATCGCTGATAAAAAAAGAATTCAAAATTTATTTTGAAAAGATTTAGTTGTGAAAAAAATATCGAAGATGGTAATTTGCGGCACCATTCGGGGGAAAAGCCGTTTTCACCTTACACATTCATTCAGTGTTCATGTCCGCAATCGCAAGACGGCTTCCTGTTTTCTCCATACTTCTGTTCATTGCCATGATCATTATGGCTGTGATTATGCCCATCGTTTTTATGAGAGGAATGTTGATGTTCTTCCTGATGATCATGGTCCTTATGGTTGTTATGATTGTGCATAGAATGTGCAGAATGGTCGTGTCCGCAACCACATTCATCATTATGAGTATGGCTTGAATGGCTATGAGAGTCGTGGTCATGGCTATGTTCGTGGTCATGATCGTGTCCTTCATGGCTGTGCGAAGAATGGTCATGTCCTGAATGGTCGTGGTCATGCCCGCAATCGCATGCGTCGGCGCATTCCTCGGCATGAGATTTTACTTCATTAACTTCGTCCTTTCTTCTTTTGCCAAACCTCAACAGTCTCATTCCATTAAGAATAACTACAAGTGATGTACCTGTATCAGCCAAGACTGCAAGCCAAAGGTTTGCAAGCCCTGCAAATACAAGGACAAAAAACACAGCTTTTACGATAAGGGATATAGCAATATTTGCTTTTATTATTCCAAGCGACTTTCTACTCAGCTTCATAGTATAGGGGATTCTGAGCATATCATCAGACATCAAAGCTATATCAGCTGTTTCAAGTGCTGTATCGGTTCCTGCAACCCCCATTGCAATACCTACATCTGCAGCGGCAAGAGCAGGCGCATCATTGATTCCCTCACCAACCATTGCAACGGATTTATATTTTTCTTTTAACTGCTTGATAACAGAAACTTTATCCTGCGGCATTAGTTGAGCTTTGCACTCTGTGATCCCGATCTGATTGGCAACTGCTTCAGCAGTCTTTGGATTGTCCCCAGTAAGCATAACAACTTCTTTGATACCAGCTTTTTTGAGCTCGGATACTGCCTGCGCGCTGTCCTCTCTAATCATATCCCTAAGGGCAATAACCCCTAAAACAGAATCAGAATCAGCAACAAAGAGAACAGTTTTACCTTCCGACTCTAGTCTTGAAACGATCTCGTCTGCTTCCTTGCTCAAAGAGCTTACTTTTTCATCAATAAGCCGCCTGCTTCCTATGTAATACATCTTGTTGTCAATCTCTGCCTGCATACCCAATCCAGTAAGCGCTTTAGATTTTTCGGTTTTAAAAAGAGTAAGTCCCATCAACTCCGCTTCTATCTTTATTATCTTTCCAATGGGATGTTCTGAGCGTTGTTCAATGGAAGCAGCATATTTAAGGATGTCAGTATCATTCATTGCGCTCAAAGAAATGATATCCGTAATTCCCGCATGTCCTTTGGTGAGAGTGCCAGTTTTATCGAAGGCAATAGCTCTCACTCTTCCTGCTTCTTCAAGATGAACACCACCCTTTATCAAAACTCCGTTTTTAGATGCATTTCCTATTGCAGAGACGATCGATACAGGCGTTGAAATGACAAGGGCGCAGGGACAAGCGATAACCAAAAGCATCAATCCCTTATAAAACCATGTATTGAAATCAGCTCCAAATAGAAGGACCG contains:
- a CDS encoding undecaprenyl-diphosphate phosphatase, producing MDLLQAIILGAIQGLGEFLPISSSAHLVVIPKILKWHDQGLAFDVALHMGTLAAVLYYFRKEVISIASSFSKGIIRLSPFEEADSRLGWCVLLGTVPGAVAGFLLEKKAETVFRNPSLVAMAMIVLGVILFFADRRSKSIVSVGEISFLFALLIGLSQAFAVIPGVSRSGVTISTALFLNMKRDDAARFSFLLSIPIIAGAGFLKAGELLRADFSAALLVGIVSAAVFGFLSIKYLIAYVKVRTYLPFVIYRLIFGIAVLSWFYF
- a CDS encoding M20 family peptidase, which produces MDSYSKMSQLNQDKEKIVNLIEQVSRELISLSHKIHKNPEGGFKEIKASKWLSDFLKKKGFKVKKGVCSLPTAFSAEFKIGVEKKKSPSVAFIAEYDALPVIGHGCGHNIIGPASCGAAYAVKKVLSEKKIPAVIKVIGTPAEEGGGGKVKMIEKNFFKDIDAAMMIHPDIKTRVRSEFLANRQVKFHFYGKSSHAAASPHEGVNALDAVILTFNNINALRQQLREDVKVHGIITDGGVKPNIIPDYASCWFYVRTREKKILPQVYKKILNCASAAAKATGCRIKIEEDEIIYYPMKHNECLEDVFRENLKILKEPENLKDIRGTGSSDIGNLSQIVPTIHPNIKIGEGLSGIHSEEFCRAAISKSADEGLLKGAKALAMTAYDIIVYPEKLKKIKSDFRKKK
- the cadA gene encoding cadmium-translocating P-type ATPase, whose translation is MYTEFRHDAVSLSEIISVIKSFGYRVKDAGYSIASRKMTFNVRGMDCADCAVKLERQLSNLEGVEDAWVDFNLSRMTVKYSEKAGMIDKIMHLVDRAGYTAFPLSEQTETSTSIWGWIKNDRKAVTTVICGILIALAYVFQFLGIEPAEIGFYAAAMLVGGFYVARAGISALRYKTIDMNFLMTIAILGAVFIGEWEEGAMVVFLFSLGNVLQNYTMDKTRNSIRYLMDLSPKEARIQRGENQISVPVTDVKVGEIMIILPGEKIAMDGKVVKGESEVNEASITGESVPAEKREGSEVFAGTINGSGTLEVEITKPYEETTLSKIIHLVEEAQAQKAPSQLFIDAFAKYYTPTVIIFAFLIVCVPVLLFGADFNTWFYKGLMLLVIACPCALVISTPVSIVSAIGNASKNGVLIKGGVHLEEAGRVRAIAFDKTGTLTKGHAGITDIISLSAMNDTDILKYAASIEQRSEHPIGKIIKIEAELMGLTLFKTEKSKALTGLGMQAEIDNKMYYIGSRRLIDEKVSSLSKEADEIVSRLESEGKTVLFVADSDSVLGVIALRDMIREDSAQAVSELKKAGIKEVVMLTGDNPKTAEAVANQIGITECKAQLMPQDKVSVIKQLKEKYKSVAMVGEGINDAPALAAADVGIAMGVAGTDTALETADIALMSDDMLRIPYTMKLSRKSLGIIKANIAISLIVKAVFFVLVFAGLANLWLAVLADTGTSLVVILNGMRLLRFGKRRKDEVNEVKSHAEECADACDCGHDHDHSGHDHSSHSHEGHDHDHEHSHDHDSHSHSSHTHNDECGCGHDHSAHSMHNHNNHKDHDHQEEHQHSSHKNDGHNHSHNDHGNEQKYGENRKPSCDCGHEH